CTTTTCCGTGATGTCTCGGGCGATCGCCGCGATCCCGACGACCGCACCGCCGCAGTCGGTTAGCGGGGAGGCGCTGAGGCATACGGTGATGCGCCGGCCGTCCTTGGTGACGACTTCCGTCGGGGCGGGATGAAAGGGGGTGCCGGAGCTCGGTCCCTCGAGAAGGATGGGGACCTCGTGGTGGCGCTCGGGAGGTGCGAGACGTATCAGGTGGGAGCCGGAGATCTCGCGGCTGCTGTAGCCGAAGATACTCTCTGCCCCCCTGTTCCAGCTGACGATTATCCCCTCTACCGTCATCCCGAAGATGGCATCGGGGAAAGGCTCCATGAGGCACGAGAAGTCGGCGAGGATCTTGGAGGGGCCGTCGCTGTCGACTGTTGCGGCAGACATGGTTTCTCCTTTGCCGGACACTCGCCGTTCATGCCGTGGCGCCCGGAAAGCAAGAGGCGGTTTCTCTGCGGGAAAGGGGAAAATGGCGTAAATATGCCGGGTTAAAAACGATCCAATAGTATCACCATACCGTTTTGAAGCAAGATTGGGAGCCGCTGCCGCGCCCGGGGAGGAGGGGGTGCTGATGCGGGAGTGCCGGCGCGGCTGTGGCGCAGGCGCAAAAAAACCCGGTGCCCTCAGGAGGAGACCGGGTGCGGCGGCAGGAAACGGTGGAGCCGGGTCAGCTGACCCCGAGGATGACGCTGGAGGCCTTGAAGATGGCGCAGGCGTGGTCGCCGACCTTTAGCTGCAGGCTCTCACCGCTGTCGTTGGTGATGATTGCGCTGAGGACGTTCCCCCCCCCTACCTCGAGGTCGATCTCCGTGTTCACCGCTCCGGTGATGATGTTGGTAACGGTGCCGCACATGAGGTTGCGGGCGCTGAGCTTCGCCTCGTGCAGCCCCTCCCCGATGATGACCGAACTCGACTTGATTATGGCGTAGGCGTCCACCCCCTCCTTCAGCCCCAGGTTGTCGACGGCGCCGTTGGTGATGACTGCTATGAGGGGAGTCCCTCCCTTCAGGGTGAGGCAGACTTCGCTGTTCACCGCCCCCCTGGTGACCTTCGTGATAGTCCCGGAGAAGACGTTGCGGGCGCTTACCTTCATGGAGATCCTCCTCAGGAACTTGTAGAGGGTGTCGGTATCGCCGAGCCGCGCCTCCAGATTTTCCAGGAACCTGCGGTGCTCCTCCTGTACCACGCGGAACTTCCGGACGACCTCCTTCCCCTCCGCGGTAAGGGTCGTTCCGCCCCCCCCTTTCCCGCCGGTAAGGCGCTCCACCAGCGGCTTCTCCGCCATGTTGTTGATCATGTTCACGAGATCCCACGCCGTCTTGTAGCTGATGCCGACCGCCTTGGCAGCCTTCGTGATCGATCCGAGCTCATCGATCCTTTCGAGCAGGCTGATCCTGTCGCCACCGAGATACTTCCGATCCTCCCGGTGAAACCAGAGATCGCCCTCGAGCTCGAGGGGGAGATTCCTTTTTTTCATGCAGATGACCTCTTGCCGTAACCCGCGAGGGGTGAGTGGGAACAGGGGTTCTTATTAACGCAATGCCAGGGAAAAAGCAACCGATTAGCGCCCTGCGGCGGGGGGGGGGGACGGGAGGTGCTTTTCTGACGCGGCCGCCGGCAGGAAGGGGAGCTGCTCCGGAGGATTGTGCAGGGGGGGGGAGGATGTGGTGCAGCGCGGAGGGGGGGAGCCCCTCCGGCGGGTCACTGACGCGGGGCGATGCTCTGTTCCGGCGGGGTGGTCGGGGCCGCCCCCGGAGGCTGCACCGACTGCTCAGACTGGAAGGAGACCCGGCCGCGCTCGTCCGTCAGGTCCGGTGCCTTTTCCTTCACCTGCCAGTCTTTCCCTACCTGTACCGCCGGCAGCACGAGGACCGGCTTCTCCTTCGCCGTCTCCGGCGTTCTGGCACTGCGCGAGGCGGTACAGCCGGTGGCGGCGTGCAGTGCGAGCAAAAGGAACGAGCAGAGTATGACTTTCATGCGATGCTCCTCTCTGGGGCAACCGGGAAGGGAGGCACCCTCCACCTCCGGCTCCACTGACACTAGCATATCAAGAGCAGAGCCCTTTTGACAGTTATAACAGCAGGTAAGTCGTACTGTCACTGTACTGAATGTAGAGTCGCGTGCGGCTCACGCGAGGGAGACAGAGTCTTCCATAGCCCTGAAATTACAGCAGTTACGCGGAGGCCTCCCTTGACAGGGGCTCACCCCCTTATACACTAATATTGCGAGGTTGACTGTTAAAGACCGTGAAACAGTATTGGAAACAAGGACCGTGCCTGCGCACGGAAAAAGGAGAAGGTCCCATGAGAAGACTGTTCAGAATGCTGGCATGCCTCGGACTGGTGACAGCATTCCTGGGGTGCTCGGCCCCGGAGAAACGCCAGACTGCAGGTGAGTACATCGATGATTCCGTCATTACCAGCAAGGTGAAGGCGGCGATAGTCAATGAAGAGGCACTCAAGGGTATGCAGGTCAATGTGAAGACCCATGACGGCACCGTGCAGCTGAGCGGGTTCGTCGACAACCAGCAGCAGGCAAGGCAGGCGGCAAGCGTGGCCGGGAAGGTCGAGGGCGTGAAGAACGTGCAAAACGACCTTATCGTAAAATAGCTGACACTGTTGGAGAGTGCATTTCCATGCAAACCCGCTCCGGCGGGTTTTTTTTTGCTGTGCAGTCCTTCCTGGAGGTGAACCGCATGCGCATCCCGACGCTCCTGCTGGCGGCCTTGCTCCTTTCCCCCCTCCCCTGCCGGGGGGAGGAGACCTACGGCTACCCGATCGCCGGTGCCTACGAGGCAACCCTTCTCGGGACACCTACGGAACTGAGGTCACAGCTCCCCCCGAAGGTGCGCACCCGAACCCTTCTTTTGCAACTGAACAGCGAAGAGAAGCCGCCGGTCTTCTTCTACGACAACGGCTTGCGCTGCACCTTCGCCTATCAGAAGAAGAAGGCCCCCCTCGTCTTCGTAATCGGACCTACCGGCGCCAGTGACCAGTCCTCGACGGCGATGTCGCTGCTGAAGGCCCTCTATCACGCAGGGTGCCACGTCATCACCATCCCCTCCACGACACATCCGAACTTCATCATCTCGGGCTCCCAAAGCCATGTCCCGGGAGACCTCGCCACGGACGCGAGCGACCTTTACCGTGTCATGGAGAGTGCCTGGAAGGAGGTGGAGGGGGACGTGGAGGCGAGCGCCTTCTACCTCATCGGAACGAGCCTCGGAGGGGTGCAGGCCCCGTTCGTGGCGCGACTGGACGAGGAGCGGAGAATCTTCAACTTCCGGAAGGTGCTGATGATCAACCCCCCGGTCAGCCTCTACAACGCCGTCGTCAGAATCGATTCCCTTCTCAATGGGGTCCCGGAAGGGCCCGGACGGGAAGGAGCCTTCTTCAACCGGATGCTGGACAAGTTCACCGATTTCTACAGCTACGGCAATTTTGTGGCGATCAACGACGACTTCCTCTATGCGGTGTACCAGGAGCGCCTCTTCTCCCGCGAGGAAGCAGGGGGTCTCATCGCCATCTCCTTCCGCATCAACTCCGCAGGGATGATCTTCACCTCAGACGTCATGACAAACAGCGGCTATGTCGTGCCGAAGAACCGGGTCCTCTCCAGTAACGACGCCCTCTCCGACTACTTTCTGGTGTGCACCCACCTGAGTTTTCTCCAGTACTTCAACGAATACCTCTACCCCCACCTGCGAAAGACGAGGCCGGAGCTCAGCAAGGAGGAGTTCATCGCCTCTCTCAGCCTGAAAACTCTGGACCGGTACCTCAGGGGGAACCGGAAGTTCGGGATCATGACGAACGCCAACGACTTCCTCCTCGCCCCCGACGAGTTGCTCTACCTGCAGGAGCTCTTCGGCGAGCGGGCGATCGTCTACCCCCGGGGGGGACACCTGGGAAATGTGCAGTACCGGGAGAACATGGCACGGGTGGTTGATTTCTTCACGAAGGACTGAAGGTGCGGCCGCCCTCCCCGAGGCGCCCCCCCTTCGCAAATTTGAAAGGAGGAGAGCTCCATGTACCGACCGCCCCTGGCAAAGCGCGTCCCCCTCGTGCTCCTCATCTCGCTCTTCCTTGCCGGGTGCGCGTCGCAGACGACCCACCTCCCCCCGGAGGAGCCCCCCCGGCACACCATCAGCGAGTTCCAGGACGAGAGGCTCGCCTACGTACCCGATCCGTGGGAGCACTTCAACCGCTCCATGTACCGGTTCAACTACTATTTCGACCGCTTCCTCTTCATACCGGTGGTGAAGGGGTACGAGACGGTGACCCCCGTCTTTTTCCAGAACCGCGTCTCCAGCTTCTTCGGTAACCTGAAAGAGGTGCGCAACCTCACCAACAGCATCCTCCAGCTGAAGGGGAAGGAATCGCTTACCACCCTCGGCCGCTTCGTCACCAACAGCACGATCGGTATCGGGGGGCTCTTCGACCCCGCCACCAGCTTCGGGCTGCTGCGGCGCGACGAGGACTTCGGCCTCACCCTCGGGCACTGGGGGGTGGATTCCGGGCCGTACCTCGTCATGCCGATCCTCGGTCCTTCCACTGCCCGCGACACCGGCGGCTTCGCGGCGGACAGCGCCATGCGCTTCGGCCTGTACAGCTACCTCGACCCCTTCGGAAGCACCGGGAGCCCCACCGCCATCGCAGCCGGAGTGACGACGCTGGAGGCGGTAGACCAGCGCCACCAGGTCCCCTTCCGCTACTACCGCAGCGGCTACCCCTTCGAGTACTACATGGTACGCTTCTTCTACCATCAGAAGCGGGAGCTGGACATCAGGAAGGCGCCGGCCTCGGGGAAGGGACCAGCCCTCGTCCCCGGCCTCTTCTAGCAACCGGGAGTAGCCATGGAAACGTTGCTCCACCTTTTCGAAACCTTCCGCGACCGGGGGGAGAAGATCGTCTTCGTGAACCGCACCGGGGTGCGTCGCCAGCTCTTCACCTACCGGGAGTTGCACGAGCGCTCCCTGCAGATGGCAGCCCTCCTCCAGGAGCGGGGGGTGGGGGTGGGGGACCGGGTCCTCCTCTGGGGGCCGAACTCCCCCTGGTGGGGTATCGCCTTCTGGGGGATCATGGCGCGCGGAGCGATCGCCGTCCCGGTCGACTTCATGTCCGACAGGGAACGGGCGGAGACGATCAGCACCCTCACCGAGGCGAAGGTACTCCTGCAAAGCCGCATGAAACCTGAACGGATCGTGGCGCCGGGGACCGTTTTTCTGGAGGACCTCCAGTACCTCCTCCCCGAACTTTCCCCCGTCCCGGCGCCTGAGCCGCGCACCCCGGAGGACACCGCGCAGCTCATCTACACCTCCGGCACCACCGGAAACCCGAAGGGGGTCATCCTCACCCACGCAAACCTCGTGGCCAATCTCCTCCAGGTGCAGGAGCACATCCCCATCATTTCCGCCGACTACCACTTCCTCTCCCTCCTTCCCCTGTCGCACATGTTCGAACAGATGGGGGGATTCCTGACACCGCTGCACCGCGGCGCCTCCATCGTCTACCTGCGCACGCTGAAGCCCTCCGCCATACTGGAGGCGCTCGCGCAGGAGGACATCTACGCGGTGGTCGCGGTGCCGAGGCTCCTCCAGCTCCTGAAGCACTCCATCGAGGAGGAGATCGCCCAGAAGAAGCTCACGGCGCTCTTCTCCCGCCTGATGGCCCTCTCCCCGCGCCTGTCGCGGAAAGGGAGGCGCCTCCTCTTCTACCCCGTGCACAAGAAGTTCGGGGCTAACTTCGTCCTCTTCGTCTCCGGAGGGGCTCCACTCCCCCCCGACACCTTCCTCTTCTGGCAGGCGCTCGGCTTTACCGTCATGGAGGGGTACGGTCTCACGGAGTGCTCCCCGGTACTTGCCGCCAACAGCATGGAGCGGCAGGTCCCGGGGGCGGTGGGACGCGCTCTCCCCGGGGTGACGCTGAAGGTCGTCGACGGGGAGGTCCTCGCCGCAGGGGCGAACGTCTTTCCCGGCTACTACAAAAACGAGAAGGCGACGAAGGAGGCGTTCAGCGAGGACGGCTTCTTCAGAACCGGCGACCTCGGGGAAATCGCGCCGGACGGGTGGCTCACCATCAAGGGGAGGCAAAAGGAGCTCATCGTCACCGGCTCCGGGATCAACGTCTACCCCGACGACTTGGAAGGGATCCTCGACCGGAGCCGCGGGGTTCGCGAGTCGACCGTGGTGGGAATCGACAAGGGGGGGGGGGAGGAGGTGCACGCAGTCCTCATCCTCGACGGCAGCGGCAGGAGTGCGGAGGAAATCGTGCGGGAGGCGAACGCCCGGCTCGACCCTCTGCACCAGATCGCCTCCTTCTCCGTGTGGGACGAGCCGGAGTTTCCGAAGACGACGACGCTGAAGGTGCGGAAGTTCCTCGTGAAGGAGAAGATTCTAAAGGGTGCCCAGGGGGGAAAAGGGGGGGTCTCGGGGGACCGGCTGATCGCGCTCCTTGCCCGCATCACCGGGACCGACCCCGGCTCCATCACGGAGGATTCAAGGCTCGTCACCGATCTCGGGCTTTCCTCCATCGACCGGGTCGAGCTCGTGAACTACCTGGAGCAGGAGTTTCGCCTCGACATAGAGGACTCCCAGATCGGGGCGGAGACCCGGGTGAAGGACGTGCGGGAGCTCATCGCGAAGCGGGAGAAGGTGCACCCGGGGGGGCACTTCAGGTTCTGGACGAACTCCTCCTTCATCAGGGGGTTACGTGCCGTATCGGACGCGATCCTCCTCTGGCCGGTGGTGCGCAGCTTTGTGACGTTGAAGGTCGAGGGGGGGGAGCACCTCCGGGGGATCAGCGGCCCCGTCTTTTTCGTGGCGAATCACCTGAGCTACCTGGACCAGCCCTCGGTCATGTGCGCGCTGCCGCGCCCGATCCGCTACCGCTGCGCCACCGCCGCCTACGAGGAGTTCTTCTTCGCGAAGTACCGAAACCTCGCCGAAAAGATCTGGAAGCTCACCGCCTACCAGCTCGCCACTCTCCTTCTGAACGTCTTCCCCCTCCCCCAGAGCCGCGGCTTCAGCGGGTCGCTGAAGTTCATGGGGCGACTCGCCGACGCCGGCATCCACATCCTCATCTTCCCGGAGGGGCAGCACTCGAAGGACGGGACGCTCGGGCGCTTCCAGATGGGGCTCGGGATCATGGTGAAAGAGGTGGGGATACCGGTCGTCCCGGTGGCGATAGAGGGGACGAGAGAGCTTCTCCCGCCGGGGTCGGGGTGGCCGCGACGGGGGACGGTGACGGTGCGCTTCGCCCCTCCGTTGCGCTTCACCTTCGAGGAGCCCGGTGAGATCGTGGACAGGACGCGCGACGCGGTGGTCCAGCTGCAAAGGGGGGAGGCTAGCGGGTGATGGCGCCGCGCTCGGAAAGGACGTCCTCCCAGAAGACCTGCCGGGCGCACTTCAGGAGCAGGTAGGCTTTCCCGTCGTCCGAGGCACCGGTCCTTCCGGGGAGGCGGTCGAGCCACCTCTTCGGCAGCCCCTCCCTCCCGTGCAGGGCCCCCGCCAGCGCTCCGACTATGGCGGCGATCGTGTCGTTGTCCTTCGTGTCGTTCACCGCCCTCACGATCGCCTCCTCCGGGTCGTCGCCGTGCCTCATCATGATGTACAGTACGCTCGGCATCGTCTCCATGAGAAAAGCCCCGGAAAACCACCCGTCGCACGCCTCCCCCGTCGTGAGCTGCAGATGCAGCGCCTCGGTCACCCTCTCCACCGTGTAGCGCCAGCAGGGACCGACGTAGTCGGGAAACATCCCGCCGCGCGGCGAGTAGCGGCTCTCCCCCTCCAGGTCGGCGGCGACCTCCGCGTAGCGCTGCGGCCACCAGTGCGGGGGGGGAGGCCTCACCATCCCGAGGAGGTCCCAAAGGATCGCCACGAACGCCATGCACGCGGCATTGGAGGCTGAGTCGTTGTGGGTTATCATGGCGGAGAGGGCGGTATCGATCCACAGATCGGTGCACCCCCCGTGCAGGTGGGGGAGGAGCATCGGGGGGATCTGCAGGAGGGCGCCGTTTCCGGCGGAGACCGGGCCCGACTCGTACCACGGTTTTCCCGCCTTCAGGTTCCAGATGAACGCCTTCGCGGTGGAGCCGATCCCGAAGATCTCCCCCCGGCAAAAGCGCGCCGCGAGGTGGCTCGGGATGAAGACGCGGTCCTCCAGCAGGGTCTCGATCGTCCAGAAGGAAATCTGGGTGTCGTCGGAGGGGAGCCCGAGGCGCCGCCCGTGCGCGTACCGGTTCGGGAGGAAGTCGCGGATCTCCCCGAAGCGCTCGCGCCGCTCCGAGCGCAGGAGCCCCTCGTTGGTGTTGCCGAGTGCGTCTCCGATTGCCAGGCCGAGCATCATCCCCTCGATGCGGGAGAATTCGAAAAAGGTCGGCAGGGGGCGCGGCGACGTGCGAAAAATTTTTCCCTTGTGGAGGTTTATGCGGCGCGAGCGGAAAAGTTCCTCGAGGATCTCGCCGTTGTGCATGATGCGGTTCTCCTGGAGAGGGGAAAGGAGCCGGATTGGTGTAACCGGGAAAAGAGCCCGCTCCAGAAATAGTATCCAAGGGAGCGGCCGCTGGCAATGCGCCGCCCCCGCAGGGGCGGGGTTGCAGCACCGGCAAGTATATGCTAAGGAGAAAGCGGTAATTTCAAATACTGCAGGCGGGGGACGATGTTGACAGGGACCGTGGTGGAGTTGCTGGAAAAGAGCGTCGAAAGAAACCCGGAGAAGGCGGCGCTGCGGCAGAAGGTAGGGGGTGGGTGGCAGGAGATCACCTACCGCACCCTCGGACAGATCTCCGACGGGGTCGCGGCGGGTCTCATGGCGGACGGCTTCGGAGCGGCGGATCACGCGGCGCTTCTTGCCCCCTCCTCCCCACGCTGGCTCTACGCCTACTTCGGCATCCTGAAGGCGGGGGGGATCGTCGTTCCGGTGGACAAGGAGCTGAAGAGCGGCGAGCTGAAGCATGTGCTCGCGGACTCGGAGTCCCGCGTCCTCTTCACCGACAGCACATACCTGCGCACCGTGCTGCAGATCGCCGACGAGCTCCCGCGCCTGCAGCAGGTCGTCCTTCTGGACGAGGGGAGAACCCCTTCCGACGAGGCGGCTCCGGCGCGCTGGCGGGGGAGAAGCGGGAAGCTCCTGGAGAGGCTGAAGAGCCTGGAGGCGCTCCTCGTGCAGAAGCCTTCACCCCTCCCCCCCCGGGCCCCCTCCGACACCGCGGTCATCATTTACACCTCCGGCACGACCGGGCGCGCGAAGGGGGCGATGCTCAGCCACGGGAACATCGTCTCCAACATCGACGGGGCGATCAGGCACCTCGGGCTGGACCAGACGATCCACACCCTCTCCCTCCTGCCGATCAGCCACGTCTTCGAGCAGGTCTGCGGCGTCCTCCTCCCCCTTTCCCTCGGCGGCACCGTCTCCTTCTGCGAGTCGGTGAAGAAGTTCGCGGAGAACCTCGCGGAGGTGAGGCCGACCTTCTTCCTCGGGGTCCCG
The DNA window shown above is from Geomonas sp. RF6 and carries:
- a CDS encoding ADP-ribosylglycohydrolase family protein, with protein sequence MHNGEILEELFRSRRINLHKGKIFRTSPRPLPTFFEFSRIEGMMLGLAIGDALGNTNEGLLRSERRERFGEIRDFLPNRYAHGRRLGLPSDDTQISFWTIETLLEDRVFIPSHLAARFCRGEIFGIGSTAKAFIWNLKAGKPWYESGPVSAGNGALLQIPPMLLPHLHGGCTDLWIDTALSAMITHNDSASNAACMAFVAILWDLLGMVRPPPPHWWPQRYAEVAADLEGESRYSPRGGMFPDYVGPCWRYTVERVTEALHLQLTTGEACDGWFSGAFLMETMPSVLYIMMRHGDDPEEAIVRAVNDTKDNDTIAAIVGALAGALHGREGLPKRWLDRLPGRTGASDDGKAYLLLKCARQVFWEDVLSERGAITR
- a CDS encoding BON domain-containing protein → MRRLFRMLACLGLVTAFLGCSAPEKRQTAGEYIDDSVITSKVKAAIVNEEALKGMQVNVKTHDGTVQLSGFVDNQQQARQAASVAGKVEGVKNVQNDLIVK
- a CDS encoding TOBE domain-containing protein → MKKRNLPLELEGDLWFHREDRKYLGGDRISLLERIDELGSITKAAKAVGISYKTAWDLVNMINNMAEKPLVERLTGGKGGGGTTLTAEGKEVVRKFRVVQEEHRRFLENLEARLGDTDTLYKFLRRISMKVSARNVFSGTITKVTRGAVNSEVCLTLKGGTPLIAVITNGAVDNLGLKEGVDAYAIIKSSSVIIGEGLHEAKLSARNLMCGTVTNIITGAVNTEIDLEVGGGNVLSAIITNDSGESLQLKVGDHACAIFKASSVILGVS
- a CDS encoding alpha/beta fold hydrolase → MQTRSGGFFFAVQSFLEVNRMRIPTLLLAALLLSPLPCRGEETYGYPIAGAYEATLLGTPTELRSQLPPKVRTRTLLLQLNSEEKPPVFFYDNGLRCTFAYQKKKAPLVFVIGPTGASDQSSTAMSLLKALYHAGCHVITIPSTTHPNFIISGSQSHVPGDLATDASDLYRVMESAWKEVEGDVEASAFYLIGTSLGGVQAPFVARLDEERRIFNFRKVLMINPPVSLYNAVVRIDSLLNGVPEGPGREGAFFNRMLDKFTDFYSYGNFVAINDDFLYAVYQERLFSREEAGGLIAISFRINSAGMIFTSDVMTNSGYVVPKNRVLSSNDALSDYFLVCTHLSFLQYFNEYLYPHLRKTRPELSKEEFIASLSLKTLDRYLRGNRKFGIMTNANDFLLAPDELLYLQELFGERAIVYPRGGHLGNVQYRENMARVVDFFTKD
- a CDS encoding AMP-binding protein, producing the protein METLLHLFETFRDRGEKIVFVNRTGVRRQLFTYRELHERSLQMAALLQERGVGVGDRVLLWGPNSPWWGIAFWGIMARGAIAVPVDFMSDRERAETISTLTEAKVLLQSRMKPERIVAPGTVFLEDLQYLLPELSPVPAPEPRTPEDTAQLIYTSGTTGNPKGVILTHANLVANLLQVQEHIPIISADYHFLSLLPLSHMFEQMGGFLTPLHRGASIVYLRTLKPSAILEALAQEDIYAVVAVPRLLQLLKHSIEEEIAQKKLTALFSRLMALSPRLSRKGRRLLFYPVHKKFGANFVLFVSGGAPLPPDTFLFWQALGFTVMEGYGLTECSPVLAANSMERQVPGAVGRALPGVTLKVVDGEVLAAGANVFPGYYKNEKATKEAFSEDGFFRTGDLGEIAPDGWLTIKGRQKELIVTGSGINVYPDDLEGILDRSRGVRESTVVGIDKGGGEEVHAVLILDGSGRSAEEIVREANARLDPLHQIASFSVWDEPEFPKTTTLKVRKFLVKEKILKGAQGGKGGVSGDRLIALLARITGTDPGSITEDSRLVTDLGLSSIDRVELVNYLEQEFRLDIEDSQIGAETRVKDVRELIAKREKVHPGGHFRFWTNSSFIRGLRAVSDAILLWPVVRSFVTLKVEGGEHLRGISGPVFFVANHLSYLDQPSVMCALPRPIRYRCATAAYEEFFFAKYRNLAEKIWKLTAYQLATLLLNVFPLPQSRGFSGSLKFMGRLADAGIHILIFPEGQHSKDGTLGRFQMGLGIMVKEVGIPVVPVAIEGTRELLPPGSGWPRRGTVTVRFAPPLRFTFEEPGEIVDRTRDAVVQLQRGEASG
- a CDS encoding MlaA family lipoprotein, with translation MYRPPLAKRVPLVLLISLFLAGCASQTTHLPPEEPPRHTISEFQDERLAYVPDPWEHFNRSMYRFNYYFDRFLFIPVVKGYETVTPVFFQNRVSSFFGNLKEVRNLTNSILQLKGKESLTTLGRFVTNSTIGIGGLFDPATSFGLLRRDEDFGLTLGHWGVDSGPYLVMPILGPSTARDTGGFAADSAMRFGLYSYLDPFGSTGSPTAIAAGVTTLEAVDQRHQVPFRYYRSGYPFEYYMVRFFYHQKRELDIRKAPASGKGPALVPGLF